Below is a window of Spelaeicoccus albus DNA.
AGAGGACCCGATGCCGGAGATGTCGGCGCCCATCTCGGCAAGCTGGCGGCAGATGTCGATGATCTCCGGTTCGCGCGCCACATTGTCGATAATTGTCGTGCCCTGGGTCAGGGTTGCCGCCATCAGCAAATTCTCGGTGGCTCCGACGGACGGGAAGTCGAGCCGGATGTCGGCATGGGACAAGCCGTTGGGCGCCTCGGCAATGAAATAGCCGTGTTCGATGTGAACCCGGGCGCCGAGTTCCTCGAGGCCTTGTTGATGCATATCGAGCCCGCGCGACCCGATCGCGTCGCCGCCGGGGAGGGCGACATGCGCTTCCCCGCACCTGGCAACGAGCGGTCCGAGCACACAGATGGACGCGCGCATTGCTCGTACCAGTTCGTAATCGGCGCGCACTCCCGGCTTTTGCGGCACGTCGATCCGTAGCGAGGCCGCCGCGCGATCGTGGTCGACCGTGCACCCGAGCCGGCGCAGCAGTTCACCCATAATGCGCACGTCAATGATGTCCGGGACGTTACGCAGGGTTGACGTGCCTTGCGCCAGCAGCGTGGCTGCCATGAGTTTCAGCACGCTGTTTTTGGCGCCGGCGACCCGCACACGTCCCTTGAGGGGCGTCGGGCCCTCCACTTTGATGTACTTCACGGATCCTCTTTACGTAAACCTGCCCATCCACCCGACTTGGCCGGGCGGAGCGGCCTCGAGCCATGAGGCGAGGCCGGCATAGGCCTCCGGACTCACGGCGATCCGGAAGTCTCCGGATTTCTTGCTTCTGCATGTCACCAAAAGAGCCCCCGGCAACACGGCGAACTGCTCGCCGTCCGAGGGCACTTCTCGCGTGACGATCTCGACGTCGCCGCGGAGCCAACTCAAATGAGGCCTGCCGGCCAGCGCAAAGACCGGATACCAATCGACACGATCTTTGCCGTACACCGAGACGCCGAGGCGCCAATGCGGTCGGCGAGCCGGGTACACCGGCCCGCCGACGAACACGGAACAATCGAAAGCGCCGATCACGCGCGAAAGATGTCGCCGTCGAACGCTGAACACTATGATAACGAGCAGCACGATTGCCAGCAGTACAGCCGGGACGACAATCGTGAGTGACACGAGTTAAATGTTAACCCTGAGCGAGCGACGCTTCGTCGGCGACGACTGCCACTCGATCGTTTTCCACTGACAGGAAGCCGCCGTCGGCACGGGCGACGATGAGCTCGCCCGTCACCGTGGTGATCCGAACGTCGCCGTGCGCCAGCGTGGCAAGCACCGGCTCGTGCCGGGGCATCACGCCGATCTCACCGTCCGCCGTCCGCGCGACAACGAGCTTGGCCTTGCCCGACCAGACCTCGTGATCCGCAGCGACGACGTCGACTTCGAGTTCGCTCACTTAGGACTCCTTCTGAATGCGGGCCCATTCGCGTTCGACGTCCTCGAGCCCGCCGACGTTGAAGAACGCCTGCTCGGACACATGGTCGAGCTCGCCGTCGCAGATCTTCTTGAAGCCCTCGATGGTGTCCTTCAGCGACACCGTCGACCCCGGAACGTTCGTGAACTTCTCGGCCATATAGGTGTTCTGAGACAGGAACTGCTGCAGGCGGCGTGCCCGCTGCACAACCACCTTGTCCTCTTCGGAAAGCTCGTCGATACCGAGGATGGCGATGATGTCCTGCAGTTCCTTGTTCTTCTGCAGGATCTGCTTCACCCGCACTGCCACGTCGTAATGCTCCTTGCCCACGTACAGCGGATCGAGGATGCGCGACGTCGACGCCAGCGGGTCGATCGCCGGGTACAGGCCGCGCGACGCGATTTCACGAGAGAGCTCGGTGGTGGCGTCCAAATGGGCGAACGTGGTGGCCGGGGCCGGGTCGGTGTAGTCGTCGGCAGGCACGTAAATGGCCTGCAACGAGGTAATCGAGTGACCGCGCGTCGAGGTGATGCGTTCTTGCAGGACACCCATCTCGTCGGCCAGGTTCGGCTGGTAGCCCACGGCCGAGGGCATGCGCCCGAGCAACGTGGACACTTCGGAACCGGCCTGCGTGAATCGGAAGATATTGTCGATGAACAACAACACGTCCTGATTCTGCACGTCGCGGAAGTACTCGGCCATGGTCAGCGCCGACAACGCCACACGCAAACGCGTGCCCGGCGGCTCGTCCATCTGGCCGAAGACCAGAGCCGTGGAATCGATCACGCCCGACTCGGTCATTTCCTCGATCAGGTCGTTGCCCTCGCGGGTGCGCTCTCCGACGCCGGCGAACACCGACACGCCGTCGTGGTTGTTCGCCACGCGGTAGATCATTTCCTGAATGAGCACCGTCTTACCGACGCCGGCGCCTCCGAACAGGCCGATCTTGCCGCCCTGCACGTACGGCGTCAAGAGGTCGA
It encodes the following:
- the atpD gene encoding F0F1 ATP synthase subunit beta is translated as MTVTAEQTQSAKSGGTGRIARVIGPVVDVEFPLDAIPEMYNALHTDVTLSEGTRTLTFEVALYLGDGVVRAVSLQPTDGIVRGQEVIDTGAAISVPVGDVTKGRVFNTVGDVLNLKEGEQLEVTERWPIHRKAPAFDQLESKTTMFETGIKSIDLLTPYVQGGKIGLFGGAGVGKTVLIQEMIYRVANNHDGVSVFAGVGERTREGNDLIEEMTESGVIDSTALVFGQMDEPPGTRLRVALSALTMAEYFRDVQNQDVLLFIDNIFRFTQAGSEVSTLLGRMPSAVGYQPNLADEMGVLQERITSTRGHSITSLQAIYVPADDYTDPAPATTFAHLDATTELSREIASRGLYPAIDPLASTSRILDPLYVGKEHYDVAVRVKQILQKNKELQDIIAILGIDELSEEDKVVVQRARRLQQFLSQNTYMAEKFTNVPGSTVSLKDTIEGFKKICDGELDHVSEQAFFNVGGLEDVEREWARIQKES
- a CDS encoding DUF2550 domain-containing protein; translated protein: MSLTIVVPAVLLAIVLLVIIVFSVRRRHLSRVIGAFDCSVFVGGPVYPARRPHWRLGVSVYGKDRVDWYPVFALAGRPHLSWLRGDVEIVTREVPSDGEQFAVLPGALLVTCRSKKSGDFRIAVSPEAYAGLASWLEAAPPGQVGWMGRFT
- a CDS encoding F0F1 ATP synthase subunit epsilon, with the protein product MSELEVDVVAADHEVWSGKAKLVVARTADGEIGVMPRHEPVLATLAHGDVRITTVTGELIVARADGGFLSVENDRVAVVADEASLAQG